Proteins from a single region of Pseudodesulfovibrio portus:
- the carA gene encoding glutamine-hydrolyzing carbamoyl-phosphate synthase small subunit, whose protein sequence is MKAILALEDGTLFKGTSFTGQGEASGEVIFNTGMTGYQEILTDPSYTGQMVTMTYPLIGNYGVNPEDVESHKVQVGGFIVKECCKKPSNWRSTMSLPDYLTEVGVMGIEGIDTRALTRHLRINGAQRGFMATGDVDPQELVEKARSIENMEGLNLADRVSCDRPYTWDGKKPVFIDDMKNFAWKGTGPKLAVYDFGIKWNILRLMEAQGFDMIVLPSHYTAAQVRELAPDAVFLSNGPGDPAAVKTAVEASRDLCEDYPIAGICLGHQILGLALGGKTYKLKFGHHGCNHPVMDLQTEKIEISSQNHGFCVDIAGLDFLETTHMNLNDNTLEGFRHKDKPVLAIQHHPEAGPGPHDSRYFFTRFRDMVRESTGN, encoded by the coding sequence ATGAAAGCGATTCTTGCCCTGGAAGACGGAACCCTCTTCAAGGGAACCAGCTTCACCGGCCAGGGAGAGGCCTCGGGAGAGGTCATCTTCAACACCGGCATGACCGGATATCAGGAAATCCTGACCGACCCCTCCTACACCGGCCAGATGGTGACCATGACCTACCCGCTCATCGGCAACTACGGCGTGAACCCCGAGGATGTTGAATCCCACAAGGTCCAGGTCGGCGGCTTCATCGTCAAGGAATGCTGCAAGAAACCGAGCAACTGGCGCTCCACCATGTCCCTGCCCGACTACCTGACCGAGGTCGGCGTCATGGGCATAGAGGGCATCGACACCCGGGCCCTGACCCGCCACCTGCGCATCAACGGCGCCCAGCGCGGCTTCATGGCCACCGGCGACGTCGACCCGCAGGAGCTGGTCGAGAAAGCCCGGTCCATCGAGAACATGGAAGGGCTGAACCTGGCCGACCGCGTGTCCTGCGACAGGCCCTACACCTGGGACGGCAAGAAGCCGGTCTTCATCGACGACATGAAGAACTTCGCCTGGAAGGGCACCGGCCCCAAGCTGGCCGTGTACGACTTCGGCATCAAGTGGAACATCCTGCGCCTCATGGAGGCCCAGGGCTTCGACATGATCGTCCTGCCCTCCCACTACACCGCCGCCCAGGTACGCGAGCTCGCCCCGGACGCGGTCTTCCTGTCCAACGGCCCCGGCGACCCGGCTGCCGTGAAAACCGCCGTGGAGGCGTCCAGGGACCTGTGCGAGGACTACCCCATCGCGGGCATCTGCCTGGGCCACCAGATCCTCGGCCTGGCGCTGGGCGGCAAGACCTACAAGCTCAAGTTCGGCCACCACGGATGCAACCATCCGGTCATGGACCTGCAGACGGAAAAGATCGAAATTTCTTCCCAGAACCACGGGTTCTGCGTAGACATCGCAGGGCTGGATTTCCTTGAAACCACCCACATGAATCTCAACGACAACACCCTTGAGGGCTTCCGCCACAAGGACAAACCCGTGCTGGCCATCCAGCACCATCCGGAAGCAGGACCGGGCCCGCACGACAGCCGCTATTTCTTCACGCGTTTTCGTGATATGGTCCGGGAAAGTACCGGCAACTAG
- a CDS encoding chemotaxis protein gives MAQQSNDILLEAGTNELEIVEFYLEEEPKGGKDTDLNQEDHEPGDGLKPSRKGYYGVNVAKVLEIIRMPEVTEMPEVSHAAVLGAFNLRSRIIPLLDLCTWLKKKRVENEPPKVIVTEFNQVTSAFMVSGVTRIHRISWEDVEAPNKYVSALSSDSITGVVKFDDRIVFILDLERIVSELNPDMRLQFEDNVDFDTSTGYKALITDDSPLIREMIRDMLGQAGFRVEKTNNGKECWDRLLELKERATMDNRPITDFVQVVVSDIEMPMMDGHHLCKRIKEDPVLRDLPVILFSSLITEKLRYRGETVGADDQISKPEITYLAQRAAALIQDRARQHQA, from the coding sequence ATGGCACAGCAATCCAACGACATCCTCCTCGAAGCCGGGACCAACGAACTCGAGATCGTCGAGTTCTACCTCGAAGAAGAACCCAAGGGCGGAAAGGACACCGATCTCAATCAGGAGGACCATGAGCCGGGCGACGGCCTGAAGCCGAGCCGCAAGGGCTACTACGGCGTCAACGTCGCCAAGGTCCTCGAGATCATCCGCATGCCGGAAGTCACCGAGATGCCGGAAGTTTCCCACGCAGCCGTGCTGGGGGCCTTCAACCTTCGCTCGCGGATCATTCCCCTGCTCGACCTGTGCACGTGGCTCAAGAAGAAGCGCGTGGAAAATGAACCGCCCAAGGTCATCGTCACCGAATTCAACCAGGTCACGTCCGCCTTCATGGTGTCCGGCGTCACCCGCATCCACCGCATTTCCTGGGAGGACGTGGAAGCCCCCAACAAATACGTGTCCGCCCTGTCTTCCGACTCCATCACCGGCGTGGTCAAATTCGACGACCGCATCGTCTTCATCCTCGACCTGGAACGCATCGTGTCCGAACTCAATCCGGATATGCGGCTGCAGTTCGAGGACAACGTGGATTTCGACACCTCCACCGGCTACAAGGCGCTCATCACCGACGACTCACCGCTCATCCGGGAGATGATCCGCGACATGCTCGGCCAGGCCGGATTCCGCGTGGAAAAGACGAACAACGGCAAGGAATGCTGGGACCGCCTCCTGGAACTGAAGGAGCGGGCCACCATGGACAACCGGCCCATCACGGACTTCGTCCAGGTCGTGGTCTCGGACATCGAGATGCCCATGATGGACGGCCACCACCTGTGCAAGCGCATCAAGGAAGACCCGGTCCTCAGGGACCTGCCGGTTATCCTCTTCTCCTCCCTGATCACGGAGAAGCTCCGCTACCGCGGCGAAACCGTGGGCGCGGACGACCAGATATCCAAGCCGGAAATCACCTATCTCGCCCAACGCGCCGCCGCCCTGATCCAGGACCGCGCCCGGCAACACCAGGCATAG
- a CDS encoding tRNA dihydrouridine synthase yields MTAFSIHPDSPWLAPLAGYSDLPFRLLSKRHGCGVCCSEMVSVKGLAFKNAGTRRLLATCPEDDPMVLQLFGAEPDYFGPVMEKLVSMGYRNFDLNSGCPVRKVLKSGSGVKLMEDPDLLVRLASIMVEKAAEHPDGGRVGVKFRLGFNKGEDVYIELGKRLEDAGVDWLTLHPRYGRQMFAGKADWPKLALLKEAVSIPVIASGDLFTAEDGVRCVEETGVDTVMFARGALYDPSIFARYVALRQGTEPDPFDGAHLAEIVREHIRLTKEFEGDGRSFRKIRSIIPRYAKGLKGIRALRGSLLACETWEDLEAAAAVISELEPAEGLTRAPDVDDICQ; encoded by the coding sequence ATGACCGCCTTTTCCATTCACCCGGATTCCCCCTGGCTCGCTCCGCTTGCGGGCTATTCCGACCTCCCCTTCCGGCTGCTGTCCAAACGGCACGGCTGCGGCGTGTGCTGCTCGGAGATGGTGTCGGTCAAGGGGCTGGCCTTCAAGAACGCCGGGACCAGGCGGCTTCTGGCCACCTGCCCGGAGGACGATCCCATGGTTCTTCAGCTCTTCGGCGCCGAGCCCGACTACTTCGGACCGGTCATGGAAAAGCTGGTGTCCATGGGCTACCGCAACTTCGACCTCAACTCGGGCTGCCCGGTGCGCAAGGTCCTCAAATCCGGCTCCGGGGTCAAGCTCATGGAAGACCCCGACCTGCTCGTGCGGCTGGCCTCCATCATGGTCGAGAAGGCCGCCGAACACCCGGACGGGGGCCGTGTGGGCGTCAAGTTCCGCCTGGGCTTCAACAAGGGCGAGGACGTATACATCGAGTTGGGCAAGCGCCTTGAGGACGCGGGCGTGGACTGGCTCACCCTGCACCCCCGGTACGGTCGACAGATGTTCGCGGGCAAGGCCGACTGGCCCAAACTCGCCCTGCTCAAGGAGGCCGTGTCCATCCCGGTCATCGCCTCCGGGGACCTGTTCACGGCCGAGGACGGCGTTCGCTGCGTGGAGGAGACCGGCGTGGATACCGTCATGTTCGCCCGGGGCGCGCTCTACGATCCGTCCATATTCGCCCGCTATGTGGCCCTGCGCCAAGGCACGGAGCCGGACCCCTTCGACGGGGCGCACCTGGCGGAAATCGTCAGGGAACATATCAGGCTTACTAAAGAATTCGAGGGAGATGGCCGATCTTTCAGAAAGATCCGGTCCATCATCCCGCGCTACGCCAAGGGCCTCAAGGGCATTCGGGCCCTGCGCGGCTCGCTCCTGGCGTGCGAGACCTGGGAGGATCTGGAAGCGGCGGCAGCCGTCATCAGCGAACTGGAACCTGCTGAAGGCCTGACCCGCGCCCCGGATGTTGACGACATTTGCCAATAG
- the hypE gene encoding hydrogenase expression/formation protein HypE translates to MSEKVLLDYGSGGRASQRLISQLFLGNLGNDELNRLNDAAELAVSGRVAMSTDSFTVDPIFFPGGNIGSLAVHGTVNDVAMMGAIPKYMTCAYIIEEGLPMDDLEVIVKSMAEAVEHAGVLIVSGDTKVVPKGAVDKIFINTTGIGDIIVDPAPSGDSARSGDAVLISGTIGDHGLTILGTREGLDFEAEVKSDSAALNHLLVRLVQELPEVHVLRDPTRGGLATTLNEITTSSNVCCELNENALPIRPEVKGGCSILGLDPLYLANEGKFICILPEAHAEQALEIMRADPLGQDACRIGTMTDANPGKVVLVTGLGGKRLLGMLEGEQLPRIC, encoded by the coding sequence ATGTCTGAAAAAGTGCTTCTCGACTACGGCAGCGGCGGACGCGCCTCCCAGCGTCTCATTTCCCAACTCTTTCTCGGCAACCTCGGCAACGACGAGCTGAACCGCCTCAACGACGCGGCCGAGCTGGCCGTGTCCGGGCGCGTGGCCATGTCCACGGACTCATTTACCGTGGACCCCATCTTCTTCCCCGGCGGCAACATCGGCTCCCTGGCCGTGCACGGCACGGTCAACGACGTGGCCATGATGGGAGCCATCCCCAAATACATGACCTGCGCCTACATCATCGAGGAAGGGTTGCCCATGGACGACCTGGAAGTGATCGTCAAGTCCATGGCCGAGGCCGTGGAACACGCGGGCGTGCTGATCGTGTCCGGCGACACCAAGGTGGTGCCCAAGGGCGCGGTGGACAAGATCTTCATCAACACCACCGGCATCGGCGACATCATCGTGGACCCGGCCCCCAGCGGCGACTCGGCCCGGTCCGGCGACGCCGTGCTCATCTCCGGCACCATCGGCGATCACGGCCTGACCATTCTCGGCACCCGCGAGGGGCTGGATTTCGAGGCCGAGGTCAAGTCCGACTCCGCCGCCCTCAACCACCTGCTGGTCAGGCTGGTGCAGGAATTGCCCGAGGTCCACGTGCTGCGCGACCCCACACGGGGCGGCCTGGCCACCACCCTCAACGAGATCACCACCAGCTCCAACGTCTGTTGCGAACTGAACGAGAATGCGCTGCCCATCCGGCCCGAGGTCAAGGGCGGCTGCTCCATCCTCGGCCTGGACCCGCTGTATCTCGCCAACGAGGGCAAGTTCATCTGCATCCTGCCCGAGGCCCACGCCGAACAGGCGTTGGAGATCATGCGCGCCGACCCGCTGGGGCAGGACGCCTGCCGCATCGGCACCATGACCGACGCCAACCCCGGCAAGGTGGTCCTGGTCACCGGCCTGGGCGGCAAGCGGCTGCTCGGCATGCTCGAAGGCGAGCAACTGCCGCGCATCTGCTAG
- a CDS encoding 3-deoxy-D-manno-octulosonic acid transferase, whose protein sequence is MTTATDFALKAYSLGWKAALPLLKFNHRLRDGWEQRILSGGLPAPAHLWIQAASGGEAYLAWEVLKNLQSPLDETLRVLVTTNTLQGYQTLVRAADEINAGKKGLAVQPWYFPFDAPDLMDRMAAQVRPRTALILETEIWPGFLRALKRSGTKILLANGRMTTKSLAGYLTWPTLFRELAPDAVMAVSETDARRFGTLFGRERIWVMPNIKFDRMGDFTPLPRKDNPLKDILPQNADFAVFGSVRKEEETPVRKLVAGLMRKRPKTILGLFPRHMHHLDLWRKCVNETGVSWTLRSKLTGPAEPGTVVLWDAFGELVPAYGLAKAAFVGGSLAPMGGQNFLEPLTCGVTPVTGPHWKNFAWVGREIIDSGLAVEAGDWRDALDGLAAILSSPEPRKTVAARARAYIKDRRGGAKAVCKRLADFINND, encoded by the coding sequence ATGACCACGGCCACCGATTTCGCCCTCAAGGCATACTCTCTCGGTTGGAAAGCGGCCCTGCCCCTGCTCAAATTCAACCACCGGCTCAGGGACGGCTGGGAACAGCGCATCCTGTCCGGCGGCCTGCCCGCCCCGGCCCACCTGTGGATACAGGCGGCCAGCGGCGGCGAGGCGTACCTGGCCTGGGAAGTGCTCAAGAATCTGCAGTCCCCCCTGGACGAGACCCTGCGCGTGCTGGTCACCACCAACACCCTTCAGGGCTACCAGACCCTGGTCCGCGCCGCCGATGAAATCAACGCCGGCAAGAAGGGGTTGGCCGTGCAGCCCTGGTATTTCCCCTTTGACGCGCCGGACCTCATGGACCGCATGGCCGCCCAGGTCCGGCCCCGGACGGCCCTTATCCTGGAGACCGAGATCTGGCCGGGATTCCTGCGCGCGCTGAAACGAAGCGGCACGAAAATCCTGCTTGCCAACGGGCGCATGACGACCAAGAGCCTGGCCGGATACCTGACCTGGCCCACGCTGTTCCGGGAACTCGCCCCGGACGCAGTCATGGCCGTGTCCGAAACCGACGCCCGCCGCTTCGGCACCCTGTTCGGGCGCGAGCGCATCTGGGTCATGCCCAACATCAAATTCGACCGCATGGGCGACTTCACCCCCCTGCCCCGCAAGGACAACCCGCTCAAGGACATCCTCCCGCAAAATGCGGACTTCGCGGTCTTCGGCTCCGTGCGCAAGGAAGAGGAAACGCCTGTCCGGAAACTGGTCGCCGGGCTCATGCGCAAGCGGCCCAAGACCATCCTCGGCCTGTTCCCGCGCCACATGCACCACCTGGACCTGTGGCGAAAATGCGTGAACGAGACGGGCGTGAGCTGGACCCTGCGGTCAAAACTCACCGGCCCGGCAGAACCCGGCACGGTCGTGCTCTGGGACGCTTTCGGCGAACTGGTCCCGGCATACGGCCTGGCCAAGGCGGCCTTTGTGGGCGGCAGCCTGGCCCCCATGGGCGGACAGAATTTCCTGGAGCCCCTGACCTGCGGCGTGACCCCCGTCACCGGCCCCCACTGGAAGAACTTCGCCTGGGTGGGCCGGGAGATCATCGACTCCGGCCTGGCCGTGGAAGCCGGGGACTGGCGCGACGCCCTGGACGGGCTGGCGGCCATCCTGAGCAGCCCCGAACCGCGAAAGACCGTGGCCGCCAGGGCCAGGGCGTACATCAAGGATCGACGGGGCGGCGCGAAAGCCGTGTGCAAACGGCTTGCCGATTTCATAAATAATGATTAA
- a CDS encoding D-alanine--D-alanine ligase family protein, translating into MHVILIAGGWSDERDVSLSGARKIHTALEELGHDVTFFDPADDFKNLLKTARKADFAFINLHGTPGEDGLIQAVLDKAGCPYQGAGPAASYLALNKAASKEVFEDLAIKTPAWQIITPTQGVNAPLDLPLPVFVKPDKGGSSLGMSLVKKAEDLPAALDKVFAMCQSALVEEYIPGVELTCGILGDRALPLIMIRPKANAEFFDYENKYAEDGADEICPAPVSDALTASIQGQMLAAHKALGLTGYSRGDFMVTDSGEAYLLEVNTLPGMTPTSLLPQAAAHVGLSFTDLIGELIRLGIETGCA; encoded by the coding sequence ATGCATGTGATTTTGATAGCGGGCGGCTGGTCTGACGAACGAGACGTCTCCCTGTCCGGGGCCAGGAAGATCCACACGGCCCTGGAGGAACTGGGACACGACGTGACCTTCTTCGACCCGGCCGACGACTTTAAGAACCTGCTGAAGACGGCCAGAAAGGCCGACTTCGCCTTCATCAACCTGCACGGCACGCCCGGTGAGGACGGACTCATCCAGGCCGTGCTGGACAAGGCGGGCTGCCCCTACCAGGGGGCCGGGCCCGCAGCTTCCTACCTGGCCCTGAACAAGGCGGCCTCCAAGGAAGTTTTCGAGGACCTGGCCATCAAGACCCCGGCCTGGCAGATCATCACCCCCACCCAAGGCGTGAACGCCCCGCTGGACCTGCCGCTCCCCGTGTTCGTCAAGCCGGACAAGGGCGGCTCCAGCCTGGGCATGTCCCTGGTGAAAAAGGCCGAGGACCTCCCGGCGGCGCTGGACAAGGTGTTTGCCATGTGCCAGTCCGCCCTGGTCGAGGAATACATCCCCGGCGTGGAACTGACCTGCGGGATTCTCGGAGACAGGGCGCTGCCCCTGATCATGATCCGGCCCAAGGCGAACGCCGAATTCTTCGACTACGAGAACAAGTACGCGGAGGACGGGGCCGACGAAATCTGCCCGGCGCCGGTCAGCGACGCCCTGACCGCCTCCATCCAGGGCCAGATGCTCGCGGCACACAAGGCGCTGGGACTGACCGGCTACAGCCGGGGCGACTTCATGGTCACGGACTCCGGCGAGGCCTACCTGCTGGAAGTCAACACCCTGCCCGGCATGACCCCCACCAGCCTGCTTCCCCAGGCCGCAGCCCACGTGGGGCTCTCCTTCACCGACCTCATCGGGGAGCTGATCCGGCTCGGCATCGAGACGGGGTGCGCCTAG
- the hypD gene encoding hydrogenase formation protein HypD encodes MSFELLEKFRDPELCRKLLDKMRGELTDELRFMEVCGTHTVAIFQSGLRSLLPEKIVHLSGPGCPVCVTHESEVNAFLDLAGNERVILATFGDLMRVPGEGRRNLKKAQADGARIKVVYSPFDTLKLAKENPDALVVFIGVGFETTAPTIAGTMKMARRQGIRNLRVLCFHKTVPTALDALLSDTAINLDGFILPGHVSAIIGTDPYDFIAEKYGKSAVVTGFEPLDILQSLNQMIEWRNTGEAHVANNYTRIVGEHGNPKAMEIMYEVFEPCDALWRGIGMIPGSGLEIRPEWEEFDAKKEFGIVITDGPALKGCKCGDILKGIKQPDECPLFGKACTPADPVGPCMVSTEGSCAAYYKYKLD; translated from the coding sequence TTGAGCTTTGAATTATTGGAAAAATTCCGCGACCCGGAATTGTGCCGCAAGCTGCTCGACAAGATGCGGGGCGAACTCACCGACGAGTTGCGGTTTATGGAAGTCTGCGGGACGCACACTGTCGCCATTTTCCAGAGCGGCCTGCGATCCCTCCTGCCTGAAAAGATCGTCCACCTGAGCGGCCCCGGCTGTCCGGTCTGCGTGACCCACGAGTCCGAGGTCAACGCCTTCCTGGACCTGGCCGGGAACGAGCGGGTTATCCTGGCAACCTTCGGCGACCTCATGCGGGTGCCCGGCGAAGGCCGCCGCAACCTCAAGAAGGCACAGGCCGACGGCGCGCGGATCAAGGTCGTCTATTCCCCGTTCGACACCCTCAAGCTGGCCAAGGAGAATCCCGACGCCCTGGTGGTCTTCATCGGCGTGGGTTTCGAGACCACGGCCCCGACCATCGCCGGGACCATGAAGATGGCCCGCCGGCAGGGGATCAGGAACCTGCGCGTGCTCTGTTTCCACAAGACCGTGCCCACGGCGCTGGACGCCCTGTTGTCCGATACGGCCATCAATCTCGACGGCTTCATCCTGCCCGGTCACGTATCCGCCATCATCGGCACCGACCCGTATGATTTCATCGCCGAAAAGTACGGCAAGTCCGCCGTGGTCACCGGGTTCGAGCCCCTGGACATCCTCCAGTCCCTGAACCAGATGATCGAGTGGCGCAACACGGGCGAGGCGCATGTGGCCAACAACTACACGCGCATCGTGGGCGAACACGGCAACCCCAAGGCCATGGAGATCATGTACGAGGTCTTCGAGCCCTGCGACGCCCTGTGGCGCGGCATCGGCATGATCCCCGGCTCCGGGCTGGAAATCCGTCCCGAGTGGGAGGAGTTCGACGCCAAGAAGGAATTCGGCATCGTCATCACCGACGGCCCGGCCCTCAAGGGGTGCAAATGCGGCGACATCCTCAAGGGCATCAAGCAGCCCGACGAATGTCCGCTCTTCGGCAAGGCGTGCACACCGGCCGACCCGGTCGGCCCGTGCATGGTTTCCACCGAGGGCTCCTGCGCGGCCTACTACAAATACAAACTCGACTAG
- the kdsB gene encoding 3-deoxy-manno-octulosonate cytidylyltransferase — MSEFPECHGIIPARYESSRFPGKPLAEIMGRPMFWHVYSRAVQCERMTSVTLATDDERIFEAARSLNVPVVMTRKDHTSGTDRVLEAARQIDIDPDAVVVNIQGDEPCLEPEMLSELVAPFTDCRVRVTTLATAIGEEEALSPDRVKVVRAQNGRALYFSRSLVPFDRDEKVHGFLLHIGLYAFRMEALERFGELDPSPLEQREKLEQLRLLEDGIDIYVTETGYACHGVDRPEDLEKAKNILEND, encoded by the coding sequence ATGAGCGAATTTCCCGAGTGTCACGGAATCATCCCGGCGAGGTACGAATCCTCCCGCTTTCCGGGCAAGCCCCTGGCTGAGATCATGGGCAGGCCCATGTTCTGGCACGTCTACAGCCGGGCCGTGCAGTGCGAGCGCATGACCAGCGTCACGCTGGCCACCGACGACGAGCGCATCTTCGAGGCGGCGCGCTCCCTGAACGTACCCGTGGTCATGACCCGAAAGGATCACACCAGCGGCACGGACCGGGTGCTGGAGGCGGCACGGCAGATCGATATCGACCCCGACGCCGTGGTGGTCAACATCCAGGGCGACGAGCCGTGCCTCGAGCCGGAGATGCTCTCCGAACTGGTGGCCCCGTTCACCGACTGCCGGGTGAGGGTGACCACCCTGGCCACGGCCATCGGCGAAGAGGAGGCCCTGTCCCCGGACCGGGTCAAGGTGGTCAGGGCGCAAAACGGGCGGGCGCTGTATTTCTCGCGCTCCCTGGTGCCGTTCGACCGGGACGAAAAAGTGCACGGGTTCCTGCTCCACATCGGGCTCTACGCCTTCCGCATGGAAGCGCTCGAACGGTTCGGCGAGCTGGACCCGAGCCCGCTGGAACAACGAGAAAAACTGGAGCAGCTTCGTTTGCTCGAAGACGGAATAGATATTTACGTGACCGAGACCGGGTATGCCTGCCACGGAGTGGACAGACCCGAGGATCTCGAAAAAGCAAAGAACATCCTGGAGAACGATTAG
- a CDS encoding HDIG domain-containing metalloprotein, with the protein MTAKKPSAQFSARSPLPSPPGIAFDPALPVPDDGQCRAFWDRLDMLDNVAAHSLKVADIATFLARRAGELGMDVDVPTVRASAMLHDIAKTYSIRHGGNHSQLGGAWTVELTGNPAIASGVTHHVYWPFELDLDKYFTPLAVLYADKRVNHNRTVPIEERFEDLIKRYGIPLGLRENILTTKNQTLTLEKLLNDTLKVDLNACDFDSGRLV; encoded by the coding sequence ATGACAGCAAAAAAACCGAGTGCACAGTTTTCCGCCCGCTCCCCGCTGCCTTCCCCGCCGGGAATTGCCTTCGACCCCGCTCTCCCGGTGCCGGACGACGGCCAATGCAGGGCGTTCTGGGACAGGTTGGACATGCTGGACAATGTGGCCGCCCACAGCCTCAAGGTGGCCGACATCGCCACCTTCCTGGCCCGGCGCGCCGGCGAGCTGGGCATGGACGTGGACGTCCCCACGGTCCGCGCCTCGGCCATGCTCCACGACATCGCCAAGACCTACTCCATCCGGCACGGCGGCAACCACAGCCAACTCGGGGGGGCCTGGACCGTGGAACTGACCGGCAACCCGGCCATCGCCTCGGGCGTCACCCACCACGTTTACTGGCCTTTCGAGCTGGACCTCGACAAGTATTTCACTCCCCTGGCCGTGCTCTACGCGGACAAGCGCGTCAACCACAACCGGACCGTCCCCATCGAGGAGCGCTTCGAGGACCTGATCAAGCGGTACGGTATTCCCCTCGGCCTCCGGGAGAACATCCTGACAACCAAAAACCAGACTCTGACCCTGGAAAAACTGCTCAACGACACGCTCAAGGTAGACCTCAATGCATGTGATTTTGATAGCGGGCGGCTGGTCTGA
- a CDS encoding tetratricopeptide repeat protein, producing the protein MSADLIKSRKKLNSVSTLLKKGKYMPAVQAVHDGLILFLKNQVMKGERTEFEDILQKVTYTLNADKELRKIYPLIISYAPGEERALLDAMRELLQELQKALNDSVQDDLQAILAQKKAALEQGQQHLDNQEWDQAKSVFDQLVSDFGGDTDLKADIADRYLNAGRYQEAFHMLDDALKDDPNAIHLYNRIGMVLRKMKDYETAEKYYLKALTLTSQDEYLLYNVGRLYYDWRKWNKMAKSAQKAVDINPDFAEAVKMLRFAQKKMAE; encoded by the coding sequence ATGTCCGCTGATCTCATAAAATCGCGCAAGAAACTCAACTCCGTCTCCACCCTCCTGAAGAAAGGCAAGTACATGCCCGCCGTCCAGGCGGTGCACGACGGCTTGATACTGTTCCTCAAGAACCAGGTCATGAAGGGCGAAAGAACGGAGTTCGAGGACATCCTCCAGAAAGTCACCTACACGCTCAATGCGGACAAGGAACTGCGGAAGATATACCCGCTGATCATCAGCTACGCGCCGGGAGAGGAGCGTGCCCTGCTCGACGCCATGCGCGAGCTGCTCCAGGAACTGCAAAAGGCGCTCAACGACTCGGTCCAGGACGACCTGCAGGCCATCCTGGCCCAGAAAAAGGCCGCCCTGGAACAGGGGCAGCAGCACCTGGACAACCAGGAGTGGGACCAGGCCAAGTCGGTCTTCGACCAATTGGTCAGCGACTTCGGCGGGGACACGGACCTCAAGGCGGACATCGCGGACCGCTACCTCAACGCGGGCCGGTACCAGGAAGCGTTCCACATGCTGGACGACGCCCTGAAGGATGACCCCAACGCCATCCACCTATACAACCGCATCGGCATGGTCCTGCGCAAGATGAAGGACTACGAGACCGCCGAAAAATACTATCTCAAGGCCCTGACCCTGACGTCCCAGGACGAATATCTCCTCTACAACGTCGGCCGCCTCTACTACGACTGGCGCAAGTGGAACAAGATGGCCAAATCCGCCCAGAAGGCCGTGGACATCAACCCCGACTTCGCCGAAGCGGTCAAGATGCTCAGATTCGCCCAGAAGAAGATGGCCGAGTAG